A single Drosophila miranda strain MSH22 chromosome XR, D.miranda_PacBio2.1, whole genome shotgun sequence DNA region contains:
- the LOC108151154 gene encoding uncharacterized protein LOC108151154 codes for MQGVRFGIVCALLLAVGVSCRSVVRRDVSHLPLEYLPPVVLPPVPSRDYLPPVEEHAATLNHVLQPPRDYLPPVNNEYLPPVEEEEELQEAPVVTTEEEIAVETTAAPTTEAVTEAQTEPEAEIVTEPVEVKALEHIEESAVLLDDGYHYRTPQVVPNLLPVKEYLPPLDDNAVVEEIPEHEEDSSALLDDGYHYRSVKRLRF; via the exons ATG CAAGGAGTACGATTCGGTATTGTTTgtgcgctgctgctggctgtgggCGTCTCCTGTCGATCGGTGGTGCGTCGCGACGTCTCCCATCTGCCGCTGGAGTATCTGCCGCCCGTGGTGCTACCTCCAGTGCCCAGTCGGGACTACCTGCCGCCTGTGGAGGAGCATGCTGCGACCCTGAACCATGTCCTGCAGCCACCACGTGACTATCTGCCGCCCGTGAACAATGAGTATCTTCCCCctgtggaggaggaggaggagctccAAGAAGCGCCCGTAGTCACAACGGAGGAGGAGATTGCTGTGGAGACCACAGCTGCACCCACCACAGAGGCGGTGACTGAAGCCCAAACCGAACCCGAAGCAGAGATCGTCACGGAACCCGTGGAGGTGAAGGCCCTGGAACATATCGAAGAGTCGGCCGTTCTCCTGGACGATGGCTATCACTATCGCACACCCCAGGTGGTGCCCAACCTTCTGCCCGTAAAGGAGTACCTGCCCCCCCTCGATGATAATGCAGTCGTCGAAGAGATTCCCGAACACGAAGAGGACTCCTCCGCCCTGCTGGACGATGGCTATCACTATCGTTCGGTTAAGCGTCTGCGCTTCTAG
- the LOC108165382 gene encoding uncharacterized protein LOC108165382: FPKNQILKNGELKTGPAGLELSPGHRHGSPESPLFSFEQKIFSLGSVLALSAVASAALAAPQLESRLRRDVSELVDPAGAAPVEYLPPGITEAALLEDVVEAEADPQGTVLGGEGYEYRTVRRLKLRHRNRRDVSHLQVAPARQYLPPSQAYLPPAPAAPAAPVAAPIDDTEEVVSAAEPKLALAREYLPPVEVSTEAAPQEETTPLPEEPEADVRVVDVPTNGAGQLLDDGYHYQQPVEMPAELREAAREYLPPLEDEAVVVEGPADGQSVVLTNDGYQYRAVRRYRF; this comes from the coding sequence TTTCCGAAAAACCAAATCTTGAAAAATGGTGAGCTAAAAACTGGACCTGCAGGATTAGAATTATCTCCTGGACATCGGCACGGGTCTCCTGAATCTCCTCTCTTTTCTTTCGAACAGAAAATCTTCTCGCTCGGTAGTGTCCTCGCCCTCTCGGCTGTGGCTAGTGCCGCTCTGGCTGCCCCTCAACTGGAGTCTCGTCTGCGTCGGGATGTCTCTGAGCTGGTGGATCCTGCAGGAGCAGCACCCGTGGAGTATCTGCCACCAGGCATCACCGAGGCTGCTCTGCTGGAGGATGTagtcgaagctgaagctgatcCCCAAGGCACTGTCCTAGGCGGCGAGGGCTACGAGTACCGCACTGTGCGCCGCCTGAAGCTCCGTCATCGCAACCGTCGTGACGTCTCCCACTTGCAGGTGGCTCCTGCTCGTCAGTATCTGCCTCCCAGCCAGGCCTATTTGCCAccagctcctgctgctcctgctgctcctgttgCAGCACCCATCGATGACACCGAGGAGGTGGTCTCTGCCGCCGAGCCGAAGCTGGCGCTTGCCCGCGAGTATCTGCCGCCCGTGGAGGTGAGCACTGAGGCAGCACCCCAGGAGGAGACCACCCCCCTGCCGGAGGAGCCCGAGGCCGATGTTCGTGTGGTGGATGTCCCCACCAATGGAGCCGGGCAGCTGCTCGACGATGGCTACCACTACCAGCAGCCCGTGGAGATGCCCGCAGAGCTGCGCGAGGCGGCCCGGGAGTATCTGCCACCTCTCGAGGATGAGGCTGTAGTCGTAGAGGGTCCTGCCGATGGCCAGAGTGTGGTCCTGACCAACGATGGCTACCAGTACCGGGCCGTCAGGCGTTACAGattttaa
- the LOC108151665 gene encoding multiple inositol polyphosphate phosphatase 1, translated as MRFLLLLLVPLVAPLLVDGQEDYCFGKDSDRPQTAQFASKTAYQIVKSSNIDKQYLVPGCEAKKMWVFHRHGTRLPKSGTIKKASRLIELRDQIVKNYREAKTKPDTNALCTEDLIAIQLWKGNSSITPDMDEFLTSQGYDDLRGTAKLYQRYYPTVLPKDYNDTYYQFRHTDTQRTTESFKAFAEGLFGTGNAAHPVDIPKDDLLLRPYDYCQSYKELNYKGEGSEYHKYTQSALWNSTLTDISTRLGYLYTLDQADILLMYDTCRYEQAWQVDRTSVWCGAFLPEQVTVFEYAEDLKYYYGSGYGFEEDTARLNCRLVQDMLTHLSNPVSPHVIAHFGHTTGLQTLITALGVRKDDIKLRADNYNSLTNRRWKTSILGPFAANFVAVKYDCPAALDKEKVVFFLNQDAVQLDWCSVGLCNWSEVLQRYKTLADANCDEYFCRSGASSLAGGALSSLLASFLLAAVVYLMH; from the exons ATGCgtttcctgctgctgctgctggtgccacTGGTGGCACCACTCCTGGTGGATGGACAGGAGGATTACTGCTTTGGCAAGGATTCCGATCGTCCGCAGACGGCGCAATTTGCCTCGAAAACTGCCTACCAGATCGTTAAGAGTAGCAACATCGACAAACAGTACCTTGTCCCCGGCTGCGAGGCCAAGAAGATGTGGGTCTTCCACAGGCACGGCACCAGGCTGCCCAAATCGGGTACCATCAAGAAAGCCTCAAGGCTGATAGAG CTGCGCGATCAAATTGTCAAGAACTATCGGGAGGCAAAGACCAAGCCCGATACCAATGCCCTGTGCACCGAGGATCTGATTGCCATTCAGTTGTGGAAGGGCAATAGCAGCATTACCCCCGACATGGATGAGTTTTTGACCAGCCAGGGCTACGATGATCTCCGAGGCACTGCCAAGCTCTATCAGCGCTACTATCCCACTGTTCTGCCCAAGGACTACAATGATACGTATTACCAG TTCCGTCACACGGACACCCAGCGGACCACAGAGAGCTTCAAAGCCTTTGCCGAGGGCCTCTTTGGCACCGGGAATGCCGCTCATCCCGTGGACATACCCAAAGACGATCTCCTGCTGCGTCCCTACGACTACTGTCAGTCGTACAAGGAGCTCAACTACAAGGGCGAAGGTTCCGAATACCACAAGTACACACAGTCCGCCTTGTGGAACAGCACCCTGACAGATATCTCCACGCGATTGGG CTATCTGTACACTCTCGATCAGGCGGATATCTTGCTGATGTATGACACGTGCCGCTATGAGCAGGCATGGCAGGTGGATCGCACCAGTGTCTGGTGCGGCGCCTTCCTGCCCGAACAGGTGACTGTCTTTGAGTATGCCGAGGATCTCAAGTACTACTACGGATCGGGCTATGGCTTCGAGGAGGATACGGCACGTCTTAACTGCCGTCTCGTGCAGGACATGCTCACCCACCTAAGCAATCCCGTGTCTCCGCATGTGATCGCCCATTTCGGCCACACCACTGGCCTGCAGACACTGATCACGGCGCTGGGCGTTCGCAAGGATGACATTAAGTTGCGCGCCGACAATTACAACAGCCTGACGAACCGCCGCTGGAAGACGAGCATTCTAGGTCCGTTCGCTGCCAACTTTGTGGCAGTGAAGTACGACTGTCCCGCCGCCCTGGACAAGGAGAAGGTCGTCTTCTTCCTCAACCAAGATGCCGTGCAGCTGGATTGGTGCAGCGTTGGTCTCTGCAACTGGTCGGAGGTGCTGCAGCGCTACAAGACCCTTGCTGATGCCAACTGCGATGAGTACTTCTGCCGCTCTGGCGCCTCCTCTCTGGCTGGCGGCGCTCTGTCTTCCCTTCTGGCTTCCTTCCTCCTGGCTGCTGTAGTCTACTTAATGCACTAA